TGCAGGCTTGGTGCTGGGTGCGATGATGGAACGAATGGGAGGTAAGATTTAATGTTTTGATGTTCATTAAAAGCCTACCATGATTTGAGTAGAGGGGTCTAAAAAATTCAAACTCATGGAAAGTGAGGTTGAGTTACTGGAAGTTAATGAAATGACTTGGGTGTGCCTGCACAGCTCCAGTCTCTGGGAGCTTCCTCCACAGTCCACATCTCCCAGCCTGAGCTGTGTTGGCATCCCCAGTGGCAGTGTCCTTTCCAGCTTCCATGTCAGTGGGGGTGGTTCTGAAGCCTGTGACCGGCTAGGACTTCAGGACAGTGATTTCAATTTCAGTAAACTCTTGGGTAACTGGTGCTCATTTTATTGGCCTGAATTGAGGGGAGGGAATAGGGTGGGAAGAATACTAGGTATGTATCCtgtcctagaagaaaacaacacagCCTGATTTGCCTACCCTTTCTCTGACCCTGTTGAAGATAAGAACTTTTAACGGCCTGTTTAAAGATTGGCCCAGAGAGAAGCTGAGAGCCAGTCGCCAATCATGTTACATACAAATTCGCAGGCGCGCAGGGTTTTACTGTAGTGTCAATGGGGGTATACTTCTTTAAGACTTCCTGTGTACCTGTTTGGAATTGTGTTGCCTCCATTGGGAAGATACATAGAGTCCAGATGGACCTCCCTGAGGAGCTGCATCATCTTCAACCTCTGAACAACATAAAGCAGAGAAACTTTCAGTCTCCATAACATGGCATACCCTGAGGGTAGCATAGTCAAGTTGTCTCCATTAAGCAgatgtctgtttcttttattttttcaggttttGGCTCCATTATTCAGCTTTATCCTGGAGGTGGACCTGTTCGGGCAGCAACAGCATGTTTTGGTTTTCCAAAATCTTTCCTCAGTGGTCTTTATGAATTCCCCCTCAACAAAGTGGACAGTCTCTTAAATGGTACATTTTCTGCCGAGATGTTGTCTTCAGAGCCAAAAGACATTgcttcagttgaagaaagtaaTGGCACACTGGAGGAAAAACAGACTTCTGAACAAGAGAATGAAGATAGCATAGCAGAGGCCCCAGAGAGCAATCACCCAGAAGAACAAGAAAGAATGGAAATTGTCTCTCAAGATCCAGACTATAAGGAGCCTAAAGAGAGTGGAAGTAAAAAGGATTATGTAAGAATGTTAAGAGTTCCCACTACCCTCATAATGCTTTCCCCAAGGCTTCAGTTAACTTCATGTAAGCCTTGAGATTTGATTTGACTTTAAGAGCATCAGCTCCCAAGATAATAAATATCAAAACAGAgaaagagtgtgtgtgagtgtatacatGTGTGATTTCATCTTTGGGATGGAACTTTAGGATACAGAAGCATTATATAGGTAGCTCCATGATGGTTTTATAACAGCAGGGATCTTATGTGTTTTCAACTTCCCTATAAATGATCTCCCTCTGTTGCTTTAGTTCAAGTTGAtaattattgttaaaatgtttgGATAGACCAGTATTTCCAAAAACCTGACTCAGCATgttggtttcttatttttcttcttgaagattcaggaaaagcagaggagacaagaagagcagaagaaaagacatttagaggctgctgctctgctgagtgaaagaaacgCAGATGGGTGCGTTGATGAAAGATCACAGGCGATGTCTTGGTGTTCAAGGGCTCTGCTTCAGGCAGATTAGCACTCTCTGCTTATCTGCTTTGGTTGTAGCGGGGACAAGCATGATGATTCTGTCTTGGATTTGTAAAGAAAGGAGACTGCATCTGGCAGGGGTGGGAAATTGATTATGCTGATTtcagagttttaaaagaaattgaaatttctCCAATGATAGCACATGATCAGATGGGGCTTTGCAGTCCCACTAGCTGCAGTGGGTGGGGCATTCCAGTTGATGTGATACTGGCTAAGGGCAAGGGCTAAGGAAAACCTGACGGGAGAGGTAGATTTGGGTATCTACAAAGCCAGTGTTACAATGTTGGAtttgtttccagattttttttttttaatcaagaatgtCATTAAATTCCACTTCGAGTTGCCAAGCACCATAAGAGTTTATAATCCAATTTGTGTTTCTTAGAAAGTAATAGTTCATGATTTTACCGTTTGGGATCTctagaatattatatttaaaagtctTCCTTGTGTGAGTcatgcaaataaatatatgaatattttagatGCATTTCAAAACCTGTGCTCCACCTTGGGACATAGAGAAATAATTTGTCTAACATTTTCTTGCAGGTTAATTGTAGCTAGTCGTTTCCATCCCACTCCACTGCTGCTGTCTTTGCTGGACTTTGTGGCTCCTTCAAGGCCATTCGTGGTCTACTGTCAGTATAAAGAGGTAATACTGACATGGAATGGACTAGAATTCTTACATCTAAACATTGCAGccctcaaaataattatttatagaaCTCTGTTTATGCCTTTAGCCTCTGTTGGAGTGCTACACAAAACTTCGGGAAAGAGGAGGGGTCATCAACCTCAGGCTGTCTGAAACCTGGCTCAGAAATTACCAGGTACGTACATGTTCTTACAGCCAGTCCCTGGGAGCTACTCTCCTGGGTTGCCAGCACAGTAGTACCGAAAGCTGGGGCTCTCCCTATTTCTATCTACAGAGATGAAAGAGTCTCATGTCTGTAACTCAAAGTGCCCTGACCTTTCCtgacccttttttcttttatcatgtcATAGTAACTCAAGTCCAGAGACACTTAAAATGCAGACAACTGTGCTTAATGTTTCCCCAAGGCTTCGAGAGCACTGTACAGTGAATAACTGATAATAGCAAAATTCCTCAGCTAACAAGAAGGTGACCCTTTCCTCTTTGCTGGGATGTCTTTGCAGCAAGTGTTCAGGATTTCCTGATGGAGTCTGTAAGTTCAGGTTCTCTGAAAGGTAGAAGTGTAAGAGATTGATTGGAGAAACACCTTTGAAAGATAAAGAGAGAGGGAGCAGGATTAGGCAGGGAGCGTTGCCAGACCATCGTGCCGGTCTGATGCCTATGACAGAGTTGGAGGACAAAGCGGGAGGAAGGGCTTGCGTGCTGCTCTGAGAAAGTCTCAGGATGATGAGGAACCCCAGAGCAGAGATTGCCCACTAGAGGAGTGCAGTATTGGACAGTTGTGGTACCTGTGCTCGGCTATCAACTTGGAATAACCCATAGCCTCCATATGTGTGACTGTTAAATGCACACATCTTAAAGGAGCAGCAGCTAAAGGCTTTCTGTTGCTTCACCTCAACAGCCAGTTCCCTGTTAGAGATCTAAGACGTGGCGGGGGGCGCACCTCATGACTGTCACAGGCCCTGCTTTGCTTCCTGGATATCTTACTTAATCCAGGACATTCTGCAGACCTGGAAAACCTTGCACTTCACAGTAGTCAACTTATTTAGTTCtagaaacaggagaaaagaatTTTTGACAAGAGTTAACagggtgttggagaaggaagGCTCTGGCTATATGTCAATAGCTACTTCTCCATGGACCCAGCTCCGCTGTTGACCATGAAGCTTTCTGGAGCCAAGAGGGAGAAAGCCAGGCCTAGAGCACTACACAAACCAGTTGCCCTTTTACCTCCAGGAACTTGCTTCAGGTTTAAGAgaaattatttcacttatatttttcaaagaaaatcactcaaatcAATTTCTATACTTTTATCTGCACTATTATGCGAAAGAAGGACCTCCTTAGGAATTGGTCTGATTAATTTGTTCTCTCTTCAAGAGAATCTGTGTCATTTAAATTCTGATTTCTGGCATGTGTATTGTTAGCATGGCCTTATCTGCTTAGGGAAACATGAATGTCTTTCTGTCTTGATTAGGTTTTGCCAGATCGAAGTCATCCCAAACTACTGATGAGCGGAGGTGGAGGGTACCTTCTCTCAGGCTTCACTGTTGCCATGGACAACCTTAAAGCAGACCCCAGTCTCAAATCTAGCACCAGCACTTTAGAATCTCACAAGACTGAAGAGCCAGCAGCTAAAAAACGGAAATGCCCAGAATCTGActcttaaccttttaaaaattgctttgatttttgttctCAGACACTATACAGTTAGTAAGTAAACCTTAAATGCCATTACTAATTGTGTTTTCATATCCTAAGAATAAGAACTTGTTTATACACCTGTTCCCAGGAAGGAGAAGTAAGCCTTTTGTCCACCTCTGACATAGCTAGGTTTGGACTGTCGAAACCTTGAGCTGAAATACCTGAACCTGGGGTAAGCAGTGGTCTGGTTTATGGCCAATTCTGTTTATTTCACAAAAATCTTTAAGTCCTTTCAGTACTCTGTGCAAATTTCTTGAGAATTTAGAgatcaaagaaatatatttatacaaagtTTTGTTTATATGTTAAGCTAAGTGGAATAACACACCATCAGTGAAACTTGGGTACTATAAAGAAGGAATTTGT
The Bos indicus x Bos taurus breed Angus x Brahman F1 hybrid chromosome 13, Bos_hybrid_MaternalHap_v2.0, whole genome shotgun sequence genome window above contains:
- the TRMT6 gene encoding tRNA (adenine(58)-N(1))-methyltransferase non-catalytic subunit TRM6 isoform X1, whose protein sequence is MESSEDQPGPQPQYPGNHCIRDGDFVVLKREDVFKAVQVQRRKKVTFEKQWFYLDNIIGHSYGTTFEVTNGGSLQPKKKKEEPTSETKEAGTDNRNIIDDGKSQKLTQEDIKALKDKGIKGEEIVQQLIENSTTFRDKTEFAQDKYIKKKKKKYEAMITVVKPSTRILSVMYYAREPGKINHMRYDTLAQMLTLGNIRAGNKMIVMETCAGLVLGAMMERMGGFGSIIQLYPGGGPVRAATACFGFPKSFLSGLYEFPLNKVDSLLNGTFSAEMLSSEPKDIASVEESNGTLEEKQTSEQENEDSIAEAPESNHPEEQERMEIVSQDPDYKEPKESGSKKDYIQEKQRRQEEQKKRHLEAAALLSERNADGLIVASRFHPTPLLLSLLDFVAPSRPFVVYCQYKEPLLECYTKLRERGGVINLRLSETWLRNYQVLPDRSHPKLLMSGGGGYLLSGFTVAMDNLKADPSLKSSTSTLESHKTEEPAAKKRKCPESDS
- the TRMT6 gene encoding tRNA (adenine(58)-N(1))-methyltransferase non-catalytic subunit TRM6 isoform X2, with amino-acid sequence MCLKQCKSSGEKTKEAGTDNRNIIDDGKSQKLTQEDIKALKDKGIKGEEIVQQLIENSTTFRDKTEFAQDKYIKKKKKKYEAMITVVKPSTRILSVMYYAREPGKINHMRYDTLAQMLTLGNIRAGNKMIVMETCAGLVLGAMMERMGGFGSIIQLYPGGGPVRAATACFGFPKSFLSGLYEFPLNKVDSLLNGTFSAEMLSSEPKDIASVEESNGTLEEKQTSEQENEDSIAEAPESNHPEEQERMEIVSQDPDYKEPKESGSKKDYIQEKQRRQEEQKKRHLEAAALLSERNADGLIVASRFHPTPLLLSLLDFVAPSRPFVVYCQYKEPLLECYTKLRERGGVINLRLSETWLRNYQVLPDRSHPKLLMSGGGGYLLSGFTVAMDNLKADPSLKSSTSTLESHKTEEPAAKKRKCPESDS
- the TRMT6 gene encoding tRNA (adenine(58)-N(1))-methyltransferase non-catalytic subunit TRM6 isoform X3, giving the protein MITVVKPSTRILSVMYYAREPGKINHMRYDTLAQMLTLGNIRAGNKMIVMETCAGLVLGAMMERMGGFGSIIQLYPGGGPVRAATACFGFPKSFLSGLYEFPLNKVDSLLNGTFSAEMLSSEPKDIASVEESNGTLEEKQTSEQENEDSIAEAPESNHPEEQERMEIVSQDPDYKEPKESGSKKDYIQEKQRRQEEQKKRHLEAAALLSERNADGLIVASRFHPTPLLLSLLDFVAPSRPFVVYCQYKEPLLECYTKLRERGGVINLRLSETWLRNYQVLPDRSHPKLLMSGGGGYLLSGFTVAMDNLKADPSLKSSTSTLESHKTEEPAAKKRKCPESDS